One Orrella dioscoreae genomic window carries:
- the kdpB gene encoding potassium-transporting ATPase subunit KdpB, translating to MQSNLPDLPAADVGSAAAPVRAHRAAGLDAEGLRAALWASFAKLSIVHVIRQPVIAVVWGGTIVTALLTLAGRSAPVFGWSVTATLFITVLFANFAEAVAEARGRGQAASLRQARRDLTARRLNGLNDRQWTRVAAASLQAGDLVEIEAGEMIPADGEIIEGLATVNEAAVTGESAPVLREAGTDRSSVIGGTKVLSDHIVVRVTAAQGDSFLDRMIALVEGANRQKTPNEIALSILLTTMTAIFLVVVLSLPAIAGFVGLAIDPVVLVALLVCLIPTTIGGLLPAIGIAGMNRALSANVLAKSGKAVEVAGDVDILLLDKTGTITHGDRSATAFHPAPGIDVAVLREAALLASLADPTPEGKSIAKLARAQGSDSRAPRAAQAVEFSARTRMSGVDLPGADGALRSLRKGAADAVFDAVRERGGQVPEALRDRVDKVARAGATPLVVADGAQALGVIALSDVVKHGVKARFARLREMGVRTVMVTGDNPLTAAAIAAEAGVDDFVAQARPEDKLALIRQEQAKGHLVAMVGDGTNDAPALAQADVGLAMNAGTQAAKEAGNMVDLDSDPAKLLAVVEVGKQQLITRGALTTFSLANDVSKYFAILPALFAGALPQMAALNVMQLSSPASAVLSALIFNALIIPLLIPLALRGVRFTPASATALLRRNMLVYGVGGVLLPFAGIKLIDLALSAPGLF from the coding sequence ATGCAATCCAATCTGCCTGATCTGCCCGCGGCCGACGTTGGGAGCGCCGCCGCGCCAGTCCGCGCGCATCGCGCCGCCGGCCTGGACGCTGAGGGGCTGCGCGCCGCGCTTTGGGCTTCCTTCGCCAAGCTGTCCATCGTCCACGTGATCCGCCAGCCAGTCATCGCCGTGGTCTGGGGCGGCACCATCGTCACCGCGCTGCTGACGCTCGCGGGCCGCAGCGCGCCGGTGTTCGGCTGGAGCGTCACGGCAACATTGTTCATCACGGTCCTGTTCGCGAACTTCGCCGAGGCCGTGGCCGAGGCGCGCGGGCGCGGCCAGGCCGCATCCCTGCGGCAGGCCCGCCGAGACCTGACGGCGCGCCGTCTCAACGGCCTGAACGACCGCCAGTGGACCCGCGTGGCGGCCGCGTCCTTGCAGGCCGGCGATCTGGTCGAGATCGAGGCGGGTGAGATGATTCCCGCCGACGGCGAGATCATCGAGGGCCTGGCGACGGTGAACGAGGCGGCCGTCACCGGCGAGTCCGCGCCGGTGCTGCGCGAGGCGGGCACCGATCGTTCCAGCGTCATCGGCGGCACCAAGGTGTTGTCCGACCACATCGTGGTGCGCGTGACCGCCGCGCAGGGCGACAGTTTCCTGGACCGCATGATCGCCCTGGTCGAAGGGGCCAATCGGCAGAAGACGCCCAACGAGATCGCGCTGTCGATCCTCCTGACCACCATGACGGCGATCTTCCTCGTGGTTGTGCTGTCGCTGCCTGCCATCGCGGGCTTCGTGGGGCTGGCCATCGATCCGGTGGTGCTGGTGGCGCTGCTGGTCTGCCTGATTCCCACCACCATCGGCGGCCTGCTGCCGGCCATCGGCATCGCCGGGATGAACCGCGCCCTGTCGGCCAACGTGCTTGCCAAGTCGGGCAAGGCAGTCGAAGTGGCGGGTGACGTGGACATCCTGCTGCTGGACAAGACCGGCACGATCACGCATGGCGACCGCAGCGCAACCGCGTTCCATCCCGCGCCCGGCATCGATGTCGCCGTGTTGCGCGAGGCCGCCTTGCTGGCATCGCTGGCGGACCCCACGCCCGAGGGCAAGTCCATCGCGAAGCTGGCACGTGCCCAGGGCTCGGACAGCCGGGCGCCTCGGGCGGCGCAGGCGGTCGAGTTCAGTGCCCGCACGCGCATGTCCGGCGTGGACCTGCCTGGCGCCGATGGCGCATTGCGCAGCCTGAGAAAGGGGGCTGCCGACGCAGTGTTCGACGCGGTGCGCGAGCGTGGGGGCCAGGTGCCCGAGGCGCTGCGCGACCGTGTCGACAAGGTCGCGCGCGCCGGCGCCACACCGCTCGTCGTGGCCGACGGCGCACAGGCGCTGGGCGTGATCGCCCTGTCGGACGTGGTCAAGCACGGTGTGAAGGCGCGCTTCGCCCGCCTGCGCGAGATGGGCGTGCGCACGGTCATGGTGACGGGCGACAACCCGCTGACCGCTGCCGCCATCGCGGCGGAGGCCGGCGTGGATGATTTCGTGGCCCAGGCCCGCCCCGAGGACAAGCTGGCGCTGATCCGCCAGGAGCAGGCCAAGGGCCACCTGGTGGCGATGGTGGGCGACGGCACCAACGACGCGCCGGCGCTGGCGCAGGCCGACGTGGGCCTGGCCATGAACGCCGGCACGCAGGCCGCCAAGGAGGCGGGCAACATGGTGGACCTGGACTCCGATCCGGCCAAGCTGCTGGCGGTGGTCGAGGTGGGCAAGCAGCAGCTCATCACGCGTGGCGCCCTGACGACATTCTCGCTGGCCAACGACGTGTCGAAGTACTTCGCGATCCTGCCCGCGCTGTTCGCGGGGGCGCTGCCGCAGATGGCGGCGTTGAACGTCATGCAGCTGTCCAGCCCGGCCAGCGCGGTGCTGTCGGCGCTCATCTTCAACGCCCTCATCATTCCGCTGCTGATCCCGCTGGCATTGCGTGGCGTGCGCTTCACGCCGGCCAGCGCCACGGCGCTGCTGCGCCGGAACATGCTGGTCTATGGCGTGGGCGGCGTGCTGCTGCCTTTCGCCGGCATCAAGCTCATCGACCTGGCGCTGTCGGCGCCGGGCCTGTTCTGA
- the kdpA gene encoding potassium-transporting ATPase subunit KdpA produces the protein MIDVLLVFAAALALGWPLGHYLARVLRGEPSRFDGLFLWIERPIYRLLGTDPARGMGWRGYAAAFAASSGALLLLAWLVFITQAWLPLNPDGVPNMRWDLALHTAVSFLTNTNQQHYSGQAQLSYLAQMVAVTGLQVVTPLMALGVLAATLRGLFGGRRPEDSAAAQVAPSPEGGARADAVDVGNYWADVLRLAVRVMLPLCLAWALLLTSQGVPSTLSGGPVATPLDASAGMSEQKIPLGPVAPMVAAKQLGSNGGGWYGPNSSVPLENPTPLSNFLEMLAILLVPVGVIFMIGPFTRRPRFGLMVMGCMLFMSIVSTGAMIWVEGADAPAIMEGKEVRLGVTASAAWASLTTQVNNGSVNMMHDSAAPLTGLGAMANMLINAIWGGVGCGLQQFLVYLLLGVFIAGLMTGRSPELFGRKIEAPEIRLLAVLVLLQPLVLLGLTAATLAMPDASGVSNPGFHGISQVFYEYLSAFANNGSGFEGLGDATYWWNLSATAALLLGRFPGLIIPLAVAALLAAKRPAPETAGSLRVETPTFALTLLAIIVILVLLQFMPVLVLGPVADHLSLLPR, from the coding sequence ATGATCGACGTTCTTCTCGTCTTCGCGGCAGCGCTGGCGTTGGGCTGGCCGCTGGGACACTACCTGGCGCGGGTCTTGCGCGGGGAGCCCTCGCGGTTCGATGGGCTTTTCCTGTGGATCGAAAGGCCCATCTATCGGCTGCTGGGCACTGATCCGGCCCGGGGCATGGGCTGGCGCGGCTATGCGGCGGCATTCGCGGCAAGCAGCGGCGCGCTGCTTTTGCTTGCGTGGCTGGTTTTCATCACGCAGGCCTGGCTGCCGCTCAATCCCGACGGCGTGCCCAACATGCGCTGGGACCTCGCCCTGCACACGGCCGTGTCTTTCCTGACCAACACCAACCAGCAGCACTACAGCGGGCAAGCCCAGCTATCCTATCTGGCGCAGATGGTGGCTGTCACCGGATTGCAGGTCGTCACGCCGCTGATGGCCTTGGGGGTGCTCGCCGCCACGTTGCGAGGCCTGTTCGGCGGGCGCCGGCCCGAGGACAGCGCCGCGGCGCAGGTGGCGCCGTCGCCCGAGGGTGGCGCGCGCGCCGATGCCGTCGATGTCGGAAATTACTGGGCCGACGTACTGCGGCTGGCCGTGCGCGTGATGCTGCCCTTGTGCCTGGCCTGGGCGCTGTTGCTGACCTCGCAGGGCGTGCCCTCCACCCTGTCGGGCGGGCCGGTCGCCACGCCGCTGGATGCCTCCGCCGGGATGTCCGAGCAGAAGATCCCCCTGGGCCCCGTGGCGCCGATGGTGGCGGCCAAGCAACTGGGCAGCAACGGTGGCGGCTGGTATGGGCCGAACAGTTCCGTGCCGCTCGAGAATCCGACGCCCCTGAGCAACTTCCTGGAGATGCTTGCCATCCTGCTCGTGCCCGTCGGCGTGATCTTCATGATCGGTCCCTTCACCCGGCGGCCCCGCTTTGGCCTCATGGTCATGGGCTGCATGTTGTTCATGTCGATCGTGTCGACCGGCGCCATGATCTGGGTCGAGGGCGCAGATGCGCCCGCCATCATGGAGGGCAAGGAGGTCCGCCTGGGCGTGACGGCCTCCGCGGCCTGGGCATCCTTGACCACGCAGGTCAACAACGGGTCGGTCAACATGATGCACGACTCGGCCGCGCCGTTGACCGGCCTGGGGGCGATGGCGAACATGCTGATCAACGCCATCTGGGGCGGCGTGGGTTGCGGCTTGCAGCAGTTCCTCGTCTATCTGCTGTTGGGCGTATTCATCGCCGGGCTCATGACAGGCCGCAGCCCGGAGCTTTTCGGACGCAAGATCGAGGCGCCCGAGATCCGGTTGCTGGCCGTGCTGGTGCTGCTGCAACCGCTCGTGCTGCTCGGGCTGACTGCCGCGACGCTGGCCATGCCCGACGCGTCGGGCGTGTCGAACCCCGGCTTCCATGGCATCAGCCAGGTGTTCTATGAATACCTTTCCGCGTTCGCCAACAACGGGTCGGGCTTCGAAGGCCTGGGCGACGCGACGTATTGGTGGAACCTGAGCGCGACGGCGGCCCTGCTGCTGGGGCGTTTCCCCGGCCTGATCATCCCGCTGGCCGTGGCCGCCTTGCTCGCCGCCAAGCGGCCAGCGCCCGAGACTGCAGGCAGCCTGAGGGTCGAGACACCGACTTTCGCGCTCACGCTGCTGGCCATCATCGTCATCCTGGTGCTGCTGCAGTTCATGCCCGTGCTGGTGCTGGGCCCGGTGGCCGACCATCTTTCGCTGCTGCCGCGATAA
- a CDS encoding ABC transporter ATP-binding protein, which translates to MVLPAFPCAGTLTLRGLRQADRGPYDLQLPPGTCALVTGRSGAGKSRLLRMAADLDPHEGQAWLGERARDTMPAPLWRRQVCYVPAEPGWWDDSVRAHFPHAELAAPLLARLGLPDDILDAPVARLSTGERQRLALLRALSPCLRCLLLDEPTAALDPDTAQRVVALLQDVKAAGVAILLVTHHPGQFDALADVRHALAPGGLERQQP; encoded by the coding sequence TTGGTTCTCCCCGCCTTCCCCTGCGCCGGCACGTTGACCCTGCGCGGCCTGCGCCAGGCCGACCGGGGGCCCTACGACCTGCAACTGCCGCCCGGCACCTGCGCGCTGGTGACCGGCCGCTCGGGCGCGGGCAAATCACGGCTGTTGCGCATGGCGGCCGATCTCGATCCTCACGAAGGCCAGGCATGGCTGGGCGAGCGCGCGCGCGACACCATGCCCGCCCCCCTCTGGCGCCGCCAGGTCTGCTATGTGCCGGCGGAGCCGGGCTGGTGGGACGACAGCGTGCGCGCGCACTTCCCGCATGCCGAATTGGCGGCGCCGCTGCTGGCGCGCCTGGGCCTGCCCGACGACATCCTGGACGCCCCCGTGGCGCGGCTTTCCACTGGCGAACGCCAGCGTCTGGCCTTGCTGCGCGCGCTCAGCCCATGCCTGCGTTGCCTGCTGCTGGACGAGCCCACTGCCGCGCTGGACCCCGACACCGCGCAACGCGTCGTCGCGTTGCTGCAGGACGTGAAGGCCGCAGGCGTGGCGATCCTGCTGGTCACCCACCATCCCGGCCAGTTCGATGCGCTGGCAGACGTCCGCCACGCGCTGGCGCCCGGCGGCCTGGAAAGGCAGCAGCCATGA
- a CDS encoding ABC transporter permease — MTPLLLSPLDLAIAALLLVGSACLSVWLSLGVQRPLLVAAARMVVQLLLVGLILQKVLATASPWLTALVVLAMMGAASHAVGTRQRQGLRGPWMLGLSTTVVSVTTLAVTLLALQTALRPDPWYDARHAIPLAGIVLGGVMNAASLALNDLFHAVRRERTAIEARLALGASRREAFQGVARRAVLTGIMPHVNQMTAAGIITLPGIMTGQVLAGMDPMEAAKYQILLMCLLGAGSLLAAVGATSLAVRRLSDTRDRLRLDRLRDPARTGRKP, encoded by the coding sequence ATGACGCCGCTCCTTCTCAGCCCGCTGGATCTCGCCATCGCCGCGCTGCTGCTCGTGGGCAGCGCCTGCCTGTCGGTCTGGCTGTCCCTGGGGGTGCAGCGCCCGCTGCTGGTGGCGGCTGCCCGCATGGTCGTCCAGTTGCTGCTGGTGGGCTTGATCCTGCAGAAGGTGCTGGCCACCGCCTCGCCCTGGCTGACGGCGCTGGTCGTGCTGGCCATGATGGGCGCGGCCAGCCATGCCGTGGGCACCCGTCAGCGCCAGGGCCTGCGCGGCCCGTGGATGCTGGGGCTGAGCACGACCGTGGTGAGCGTGACCACGCTGGCGGTGACCTTGCTCGCCTTGCAGACGGCGCTGCGGCCCGACCCCTGGTACGACGCGCGCCATGCCATTCCGCTGGCGGGCATCGTGCTGGGTGGCGTCATGAACGCGGCCAGCCTGGCACTGAACGATCTCTTTCACGCGGTGCGCCGCGAGCGGACCGCCATCGAGGCCCGCCTGGCATTGGGCGCCAGCCGCCGCGAAGCCTTCCAGGGCGTGGCGCGGCGGGCGGTGCTGACGGGCATCATGCCGCACGTGAACCAGATGACGGCGGCCGGCATCATCACCCTGCCCGGCATCATGACCGGCCAGGTCCTGGCCGGCATGGACCCGATGGAAGCCGCCAAGTACCAGATCCTGCTGATGTGCCTGCTGGGCGCCGGCAGCCTGCTGGCCGCCGTCGGCGCCACCAGTCTGGCGGTTCGGCGGCTGAGCGATACGCGCGACAGGCTGCGGCTGGATCGGCTGCGGGACCCGGCGCGGACAGGCAGGAAGCCGTGA
- a CDS encoding Csu type fimbrial protein: MKHIQRRMLAAVAACALPCAGHAQFTRTATATFPVTLTITSNCVISAAPLAFGSTSLLTTNLDFQSTVNITCTNSTPYAVGLDEGTGTGSTGTTRFMAGTTSGNTSTVSYQLYRDANYTDVWGVTVGTNTVSGTGNGSAQPIPVYGRVPPQAAPTPDSYTSTVTATVNF, encoded by the coding sequence ATGAAGCACATCCAACGCCGCATGCTCGCCGCCGTGGCCGCCTGCGCCCTGCCCTGTGCCGGCCATGCCCAGTTCACCCGAACGGCCACCGCCACGTTCCCTGTCACCCTGACCATCACATCGAATTGCGTCATCAGCGCGGCGCCGCTGGCTTTCGGCTCGACCTCGCTGCTGACGACCAACCTCGACTTCCAGAGCACGGTCAACATCACCTGCACCAACAGCACCCCTTACGCCGTGGGACTGGACGAGGGCACCGGCACCGGCTCCACGGGCACCACGCGCTTCATGGCGGGCACGACGTCCGGCAATACGTCCACCGTCAGCTACCAACTGTATCGCGACGCGAACTACACCGACGTCTGGGGCGTGACCGTGGGCACCAATACCGTCAGCGGCACGGGCAATGGCAGCGCGCAGCCCATTCCGGTGTATGGCCGCGTTCCGCCGCAGGCGGCGCCCACCCCCGACAGCTACACCTCCACCGTCACCGCCACGGTCAATTTTTGA
- a CDS encoding fimbrial biogenesis chaperone, whose protein sequence is MATPKIWRRLTGFCLATCAAGVLAQGTSLQISPVQIHLSLAQQATTLTLRNASSEPMYGQVRVFAWRQRDGEDVLDPTQEIVVTPPLIQVAPGTTQVIRLLRMGSADKGERAYRLIIDEIAKPMPDPVSGVQVRLRYSVPVFIGGGAGKPQEELRWMVSRRGQDWVLRVANAGPYRAQISAVTLTAGGRTQSLGEGLLGYALSSSEREWVLPFSLPEQGPVTVRATVNTQALEATAARPAP, encoded by the coding sequence ATGGCGACGCCCAAGATATGGCGGCGTCTGACAGGATTTTGCCTGGCAACGTGCGCGGCAGGCGTACTGGCCCAGGGCACCAGCCTGCAGATATCCCCCGTCCAGATCCACCTTTCACTGGCGCAGCAAGCCACCACCCTGACGTTGCGCAACGCAAGCAGCGAGCCCATGTATGGCCAGGTGCGAGTCTTCGCCTGGCGCCAACGCGATGGCGAGGACGTACTCGATCCCACGCAGGAAATCGTCGTCACGCCGCCGCTCATCCAGGTCGCGCCCGGCACCACGCAGGTCATCCGCCTGCTGCGCATGGGCAGCGCGGACAAAGGGGAACGCGCCTACCGCCTCATCATCGACGAGATTGCCAAGCCCATGCCCGACCCCGTGTCCGGCGTCCAGGTGCGGCTGCGCTATTCGGTGCCGGTCTTCATCGGCGGCGGGGCGGGCAAGCCGCAGGAGGAACTGCGCTGGATGGTGTCGCGGCGCGGCCAGGATTGGGTGCTGCGCGTGGCCAATGCAGGCCCGTATCGGGCGCAGATCAGCGCGGTGACGCTGACCGCGGGTGGCAGGACACAGTCGCTGGGCGAAGGCTTGCTGGGGTATGCGCTTTCCAGCAGCGAGCGCGAGTGGGTGTTGCCCTTTTCCCTGCCCGAACAAGGGCCCGTCACCGTGCGAGCCACCGTGAATACGCAAGCACTGGAAGCGACGGCGGCAAGGCCCGCGCCGTAG
- a CDS encoding fimbria/pilus outer membrane usher protein: MMTQPRTQEVYLDVRLDGEPTGMLSRFRDSGDGRLYARGQELAALGLDIGRMGVAPEQEVLLDVLPGLRYRYTPALQEVDLSIAPALRTTYRVDARGMAPTPPATPGRGLLLNYEIYAQTRRESPLAAWSEQRYFDRHGVFSNTGTLHWNGQMNGYVRFDTNWTRSDPQTLRSLQLGDAISSSLTWSRAVRLGGLQWRRNFDLRPDLITFPIPALGGTAAVPTAVDVYINNVRRYTGNVPTGPFVLNDITGISGAGLANVITRDALGRDVSTAIPIYIDTRLLAADLSSYAVELGFLRRNYGMRSFDYERSPAASASGRYGLSDAWTVEGHAEAASGLANVGVGLLARLGTAGVANASLSGSTGRRQGAQVGLGYQYLDEHYSLDIQAQRQLGDHGDLASLGGAPGVRSNTRATFSLPLGQGNTASLSYIGLRYRGADTAHVASASYLMSLAGQVVLSLSAFKDFSQNQGVGGFANLSIALGNISAGMSAGRQNGETQLGASAVRPADYGGGWGWGTQAGQTRSSRYGRAWGQYLGRYGEAIATVEQYGGETSASLNLAGAVALMQGTAMPARRIHDGFALVSTDGTPDIPVMHQNRVIGRTNAAGYLLVPELNAYQRNDIEIDTLSLPASASIPVSSRTVVPQARSGVLAHFPILQQAAAVLLLVDEAGGPLPVGAHVLHEEGDEVGVVGYDSMTFLSRLSHHNVVVVTYEGGRCFAAFEYVRPDDGSLPTVGPVTCRKEAPE, encoded by the coding sequence ATGATGACGCAACCACGCACGCAGGAGGTCTACCTTGACGTGAGGCTGGATGGCGAACCCACCGGCATGCTTTCCCGCTTCCGCGACAGCGGCGACGGGAGGCTCTACGCGCGCGGACAGGAGCTGGCCGCGCTGGGCCTGGATATCGGACGCATGGGCGTGGCGCCCGAGCAGGAAGTCCTGCTCGATGTCCTTCCCGGCCTGCGCTATCGCTACACGCCCGCATTGCAGGAGGTCGATCTCAGCATCGCACCCGCATTGCGCACCACCTATCGCGTCGACGCGCGCGGCATGGCCCCCACGCCGCCCGCCACGCCCGGCCGCGGCCTGCTGCTCAACTACGAGATCTACGCCCAGACCCGCCGCGAATCGCCGCTGGCGGCATGGAGCGAGCAGCGCTACTTCGACCGTCACGGCGTGTTCAGCAACACCGGTACGCTGCACTGGAACGGCCAGATGAACGGCTACGTACGCTTCGACACCAACTGGACCCGCTCAGACCCGCAAACGCTGCGCTCGCTGCAACTGGGCGACGCCATTTCCTCATCGCTGACGTGGAGCCGCGCCGTGCGGCTGGGCGGCCTGCAATGGCGCCGCAACTTTGATCTGCGGCCCGACCTCATCACCTTCCCCATCCCCGCGCTGGGCGGGACAGCCGCCGTGCCCACGGCCGTCGATGTGTACATCAACAACGTTCGCCGCTATACCGGCAACGTCCCCACCGGCCCCTTCGTGCTGAACGACATCACCGGCATCTCGGGGGCCGGGCTGGCCAACGTCATCACGCGCGATGCGCTGGGGCGCGACGTCTCCACCGCGATCCCCATCTACATCGACACGCGCCTGCTCGCGGCGGACCTTTCCAGCTACGCCGTGGAGCTGGGTTTCCTGCGCCGCAACTATGGCATGCGCTCGTTCGACTACGAACGCTCGCCCGCCGCCAGCGCCTCGGGGCGCTACGGTCTGAGCGACGCCTGGACGGTGGAGGGCCATGCCGAAGCGGCGTCGGGCCTGGCCAACGTCGGCGTCGGGCTGCTGGCGCGCCTGGGCACGGCAGGCGTCGCGAACGCCTCGCTGTCGGGCAGCACCGGCCGCCGGCAAGGCGCGCAAGTGGGCCTGGGGTACCAATACCTGGATGAGCATTATTCGCTGGACATCCAGGCGCAACGGCAACTGGGCGACCATGGCGACCTGGCCTCGCTGGGCGGCGCCCCCGGTGTGCGCAGCAACACCCGCGCGACCTTCTCCCTGCCGCTGGGCCAGGGCAATACCGCCTCGCTCAGCTACATCGGCCTGCGCTACCGCGGCGCGGACACCGCGCATGTCGCCTCCGCCTCGTACCTGATGAGCCTGGCGGGCCAGGTCGTGCTGAGCCTGAGCGCCTTCAAGGACTTCAGCCAGAACCAGGGAGTGGGGGGATTCGCCAATCTGAGCATCGCGCTGGGCAATATCTCGGCGGGAATGTCGGCGGGCAGGCAGAACGGGGAAACGCAACTTGGCGCCAGTGCGGTCAGGCCGGCGGATTATGGCGGTGGCTGGGGCTGGGGCACGCAGGCCGGCCAGACCCGGTCGTCACGGTATGGCCGGGCCTGGGGCCAATACCTGGGCCGCTACGGCGAGGCCATCGCCACCGTCGAGCAGTACGGCGGTGAAACGTCGGCCTCCTTGAACCTGGCGGGCGCCGTGGCGCTGATGCAAGGCACCGCGATGCCGGCGCGCCGCATCCACGATGGCTTCGCGCTGGTGTCGACCGACGGCACGCCCGACATCCCGGTCATGCACCAGAACCGCGTCATCGGCCGGACCAATGCCGCGGGCTACCTGCTGGTGCCGGAACTCAATGCCTACCAGCGCAACGACATCGAGATCGACACCTTGTCGCTCCCCGCCAGCGCAAGCATTCCGGTATCTTCCCGCACGGTGGTGCCGCAAGCGAGATCGGGCGTGCTGGCCCATTTCCCCATCCTGCAACAGGCCGCGGCCGTGCTGCTGCTGGTGGACGAGGCGGGCGGCCCCCTGCCCGTGGGCGCGCACGTGCTGCACGAGGAAGGCGACGAAGTCGGCGTGGTGGGCTATGACAGCATGACGTTCCTGAGCCGGCTGTCGCACCACAACGTCGTCGTGGTCACGTACGAAGGGGGTCGTTGCTTCGCGGCGTTCGAGTATGTACGCCCCGATGACGGCTCGCTGCCCACCGTGGGGCCGGTGACCTGCCGCAAGGAAGCCCCCGAATGA
- a CDS encoding Csu type fimbrial protein yields the protein MTARRLIWLMGPLFLAAGAAQAQTCSATVAGGGITFNNVDPIALSAVTAQSTLSVTCNWGLLAAPTVRLCVNLGLGNSSTSVNPRRMQQGTANALQYLVRTGSAAGLVLGSTETNNQPLNVQMTWPGGGVNTLTQTFTLYGEILANQPAVPVTNAATTVYTETFSSASARLTYQGYALPVLDPGTCPVLLASNSPIGFTATANVTKNCTISAAPMAFPQGSTLGTALNATSSLTLRCSNTLPYAIALSGGGSNAVTARRMSRTANGVTTTVNYQLYLDSARSQIWGDGTGGTLRHTATGTGYPAQVTVYGQVPAQATPVPGDYSDTITATILF from the coding sequence ATGACAGCGCGCCGGCTGATCTGGCTGATGGGGCCGCTGTTCCTGGCCGCGGGCGCGGCCCAGGCCCAGACCTGCTCGGCCACCGTGGCGGGCGGGGGCATCACCTTCAACAACGTCGACCCCATCGCCTTGAGCGCGGTCACGGCGCAGAGCACGCTGAGCGTGACATGCAATTGGGGACTGCTGGCCGCGCCCACCGTGCGCCTCTGCGTCAACCTCGGCCTGGGCAACAGCTCGACGAGCGTGAATCCGCGCCGCATGCAGCAAGGCACCGCCAACGCGCTGCAGTACCTGGTGCGCACCGGCTCGGCGGCTGGCCTGGTGCTGGGGTCCACCGAGACAAATAACCAACCCCTGAACGTCCAGATGACCTGGCCTGGCGGCGGCGTGAATACGCTGACGCAGACCTTCACCCTGTACGGTGAAATCCTGGCCAACCAGCCGGCGGTGCCCGTCACCAATGCGGCGACCACCGTCTACACCGAAACGTTCTCCTCGGCCAGTGCCCGGCTCACGTACCAGGGTTACGCGCTGCCCGTCCTGGACCCCGGCACCTGCCCGGTGCTCCTGGCCTCGAACAGCCCCATCGGTTTCACCGCGACCGCCAACGTCACCAAGAACTGCACCATTTCCGCCGCGCCCATGGCCTTTCCCCAAGGCAGCACGCTCGGCACCGCGCTGAACGCGACGAGTTCGCTGACCCTCAGGTGCTCAAACACCCTGCCCTACGCGATCGCGCTCAGCGGCGGCGGCAGCAACGCGGTCACCGCGCGGCGCATGTCGCGCACGGCCAATGGCGTGACGACGACCGTGAATTACCAGCTTTACCTGGATTCGGCCCGCTCGCAGATCTGGGGCGACGGGACGGGCGGCACGCTGCGCCATACCGCCACCGGCACGGGCTACCCCGCCCAGGTGACGGTCTACGGACAGGTGCCGGCGCAGGCCACGCCAGTACCGGGCGACTACAGCGACACGATCACGGCGACCATCCTCTTCTGA
- the bioB gene encoding biotin synthase BioB: protein MSHTATLPLPTRKRNVAQRVSLDEILALYDLPFPELLHRAQTVHREHFDPAVVELASLLSIKTGGCPEDCAYCPQSAHHDTAVDADKLMPLEEVVAAARRAKAAGAQRFCMGAAWRNPKPRHMEAVTAMVREVKALGLETCMTLGMLETEQARELADAGLDYYNHNLDTSPGFYGNIITTRTYQDRLDTLARVRDAGISVCCGGIVGLGESRRERAGLVHELANQSPYPESVPINNLVRVEGTPLADTDPIDPFEFVRTIAVARITMPRARVRLSAGREEMSDALQALCFLAGANSIFYGDTLLTTANPQAEADRALMARLGLRVDAAQVRECAQVA, encoded by the coding sequence ATGTCCCACACCGCCACCCTGCCCCTTCCCACCCGCAAGCGCAACGTCGCCCAACGCGTCTCGCTGGACGAGATCCTGGCGCTCTACGACCTGCCCTTTCCCGAACTGCTGCACCGCGCGCAAACCGTGCATCGCGAGCATTTCGACCCGGCCGTGGTCGAGTTGGCCAGCCTGCTGTCCATCAAGACGGGCGGCTGTCCGGAAGACTGCGCCTACTGTCCGCAGTCGGCGCACCACGACACCGCCGTGGATGCCGACAAACTGATGCCGCTGGAGGAAGTGGTGGCCGCGGCTCGCCGCGCAAAGGCCGCCGGCGCGCAGCGCTTCTGCATGGGCGCTGCCTGGCGCAACCCCAAGCCCCGCCACATGGAGGCCGTGACGGCCATGGTGCGCGAGGTGAAGGCGCTGGGCCTGGAAACCTGCATGACGCTGGGCATGCTGGAAACCGAGCAGGCACGGGAACTGGCCGACGCCGGCCTGGACTACTACAACCACAATCTGGATACCTCGCCCGGCTTCTACGGCAACATCATCACCACCCGCACCTACCAGGACCGCCTGGACACCCTGGCGCGGGTGCGCGACGCCGGCATCAGCGTGTGCTGCGGCGGCATCGTCGGCCTGGGCGAATCGCGCCGCGAGCGCGCGGGCCTGGTGCATGAACTGGCCAACCAGTCGCCCTACCCGGAATCCGTGCCCATCAACAACCTGGTGCGCGTGGAAGGCACGCCGCTGGCCGACACCGACCCCATCGATCCCTTCGAGTTCGTGCGCACCATCGCCGTGGCGCGCATCACGATGCCGCGCGCGCGCGTGCGCCTGTCGGCGGGCCGCGAAGAAATGTCCGACGCCCTGCAGGCCCTGTGCTTCCTGGCGGGCGCGAACTCGATCTTCTACGGTGATACGCTGCTGACCACCGCCAACCCGCAGGCCGAGGCCGACCGCGCGCTGATGGCGCGCCTGGGCTTGCGCGTGGACGCGGCCCAGGTGCGCGAATGCGCCCAGGTCGCCTGA